From the genome of Shewanella sp. Choline-02u-19, one region includes:
- a CDS encoding HlyD family secretion protein — MKVNYQATPKAHKPDVDNGVEVKYSAAKRAGFKFRWYMLLFLVASPVLLVSWILAKPYIFVLAPGIITAEPLEMRAPSKGMVKSVENHARGEVEKGGDLLVIADPELDAQVTELTRQLKGLEGGASFDGEQVLQRLRGRIEVAHHGVKRQDDLLVTYLDFQKRGVVPTSDMAMVMQANTASKMALEQAKVDLLHELERQHIQSIAGVVTQTRNQLKSQLAKLKSKQTEMKIMAPFTGRVEDTLVQVGEQVNVNQPLLWLTGRDKPVVLAYLDPKYLEYVEIGQQATIKLPNGQDIRGKIEEPTELVTKIPKQLSGPFDGEKAALKVTLTLDDVLPFTVEGVPVEISFDYQW, encoded by the coding sequence ATGAAAGTAAATTACCAAGCGACGCCTAAGGCTCATAAGCCAGATGTAGATAATGGCGTCGAGGTTAAATATTCTGCAGCTAAACGGGCTGGTTTTAAATTTAGATGGTACATGCTGTTATTTTTGGTGGCCTCTCCTGTCCTTTTAGTGAGTTGGATATTGGCAAAGCCTTATATCTTTGTGCTTGCTCCGGGGATCATTACAGCTGAACCATTGGAGATGAGAGCACCCAGTAAAGGTATGGTGAAAAGTGTGGAGAACCATGCCAGAGGTGAAGTAGAGAAAGGTGGAGATTTATTGGTGATTGCAGATCCAGAATTAGATGCCCAAGTTACAGAGCTCACTCGACAACTAAAGGGGCTCGAAGGGGGAGCATCCTTTGATGGAGAACAGGTATTACAAAGGTTACGTGGTCGTATAGAAGTGGCTCATCATGGTGTAAAGCGCCAAGATGATCTGCTCGTTACCTACTTAGATTTTCAGAAAAGAGGGGTGGTACCCACCTCTGATATGGCCATGGTTATGCAGGCCAATACCGCTTCTAAAATGGCATTAGAGCAGGCTAAGGTTGACCTGCTACATGAGCTTGAACGGCAACATATTCAGAGCATTGCGGGTGTAGTCACTCAAACGCGTAATCAACTTAAATCTCAACTTGCCAAGCTAAAGTCAAAACAAACAGAGATGAAGATAATGGCACCGTTTACCGGCAGGGTTGAGGACACTTTGGTACAAGTTGGTGAACAAGTAAATGTGAATCAACCCTTACTATGGCTAACCGGCAGAGATAAGCCCGTGGTATTAGCCTATTTAGATCCTAAATATCTCGAGTACGTTGAGATTGGCCAGCAAGCCACCATTAAGTTACCCAACGGGCAGGATATAAGGGGCAAGATAGAAGAACCTACTGAACTGGTGACTAAGATCCCTAAGCAGCTCTCTGGCCCTTTCGATGGTGAGAAGGCTGCACTAAAAGTAACGCTAACATTGGATGATGTTTTACCTTTCACTGTAGAGGGCGTTCCAGTTGAAATCAGTTTTGATTACCAATGGTAA
- a CDS encoding glycosyltransferase family 2 protein, giving the protein MLSEFNTISYIVLDIWYQLGEHLIFFVWLIPLVLMYEMPLMIIVVGGILRWYYTTFMVPQKTSLFKPKVSCVITCYAEGAAVKSTIDSFVEQTYDGEIEIIAVVDGAVQNGDTYRVAMACAKACKSKNRRVIVLPKWQRGGRVSTLNAGLSMASGEIVINADADTSFDNDMVNQVVPYFEDPNVPALGGALRVRNITESIWTRMQSIEYLISMQGGKTGLAQWNLLNNISGAFGVFRRDFLMQIGGWDTHTAEDLDLTVRIKQYFKRHPNWKIPFATLAIGHTDAPADLKTLVMQRLRWDGDLLFLYFRKHWPAFTPKLLGWGTFLFTLFYGFLQNVLMPFIIVLYGAGIILLYPWQFIASISTVIYSLYSMVLVFFYLLVLLAISERPKQDLRLAIWLPLYPFYALFMRLVCFFALINEVVRRSHEESSMAPWWVLKRGRKF; this is encoded by the coding sequence ATGCTAAGTGAGTTTAATACCATCAGCTATATCGTTCTCGATATTTGGTATCAGCTGGGTGAACATCTAATTTTCTTTGTGTGGCTCATTCCCCTTGTGCTTATGTATGAGATGCCTTTGATGATCATTGTCGTCGGAGGTATTTTACGTTGGTATTACACAACGTTTATGGTGCCGCAGAAAACATCACTGTTTAAGCCCAAAGTGTCTTGCGTTATCACTTGCTATGCCGAAGGAGCAGCTGTTAAGTCAACCATCGACTCTTTTGTCGAGCAAACTTACGATGGTGAGATTGAGATCATCGCAGTGGTAGATGGGGCTGTACAAAATGGCGATACTTATCGAGTCGCGATGGCGTGTGCTAAAGCCTGTAAGTCGAAAAATCGTCGAGTTATTGTTTTACCTAAATGGCAACGGGGTGGAAGAGTATCTACGTTGAACGCTGGTCTAAGTATGGCGTCGGGGGAAATTGTCATCAATGCCGATGCTGACACCTCTTTTGATAACGATATGGTCAATCAAGTGGTGCCCTATTTCGAAGACCCAAATGTACCAGCTTTAGGCGGGGCGCTCAGAGTAAGAAACATCACTGAATCCATCTGGACCCGAATGCAATCTATCGAGTATTTGATCTCCATGCAGGGAGGTAAAACGGGATTAGCTCAGTGGAATTTACTGAATAATATCTCTGGCGCATTTGGTGTGTTCAGGCGAGATTTTTTGATGCAAATTGGCGGTTGGGATACTCATACCGCTGAAGATTTAGACTTAACGGTAAGAATTAAACAGTATTTTAAGCGGCATCCGAACTGGAAGATCCCATTTGCAACGTTGGCGATTGGTCACACGGATGCCCCAGCAGATCTCAAAACATTAGTGATGCAAAGATTACGCTGGGATGGCGATCTGTTATTTCTCTATTTTAGAAAACATTGGCCTGCATTTACGCCAAAATTGTTAGGCTGGGGTACTTTTTTATTTACCTTATTCTATGGATTTTTACAGAATGTGTTGATGCCTTTCATTATCGTTCTTTATGGGGCTGGTATCATTTTACTCTACCCATGGCAATTTATCGCATCCATATCCACTGTAATTTATAGCCTATATTCTATGGTTTTAGTGTTTTTCTATCTCTTGGTGTTGTTGGCTATTTCAGAACGGCCGAAACAGGATTTAAGGCTAGCCATCTGGTTACCCCTATATCCATTTTATGCACTTTTTATGCGCCTAGTGTGTTTCTTTGCATTGATTAACGAGGTGGTTAGACGTTCACATGAAGAAAGCTCTATGGCTCCATGGTGGGTACTAAAGCGAGGGCGTAAATTTTGA